The stretch of DNA GGGTGTATTTTTTCAACATGGTATTATAGATTATTATTTAACTTTGCCCGAAATGATCCCCTTGCTTGCTTGCTTGCGAGATGGTAGTGGTGTGAGTGGTCGGTCACACTTCCCCTCCGCGGCGGCGTTCATTCCACGAGTCGAGCGCGAGCGTCGCGACGCGACCTCGGGTGGAGCTGGCTGCGAAACTGGCGACGGCTGCATTTAACACAAAACCATTTGCCCTTGATTCGACACTCAGCTTTTGGAAGCCGACGTGAATACACGCTAGTCTCAAACGGTAAGCATTTACTACATTTCCCTTTCTAAGGCTTTGTGATTAAGTAATTGTGCACTAGGTAATTGAGATGATTCAAAGTGAAAAGTGTTGAATATTATTCCTGTTTGGTTTAGAACTGTTATTATCAGCAAGGTTCCAGTTTATCAGTGACGCAGAGCAATTATGAAAAAGTGCAGTGAAAGTGAACATTGATATTTCGCGAATATTCGCCGATATGTGCAAAGTTTGCAAATggtggaattttttttctcgatgacGCCTTCATTTGGATGTCTGGAATAATTTGCTTCTGATGATTTGCTGAGAATATATTCACGTTCGGAATCGCAATTATTAGATACGAAGCATTGaatattcacatttttacaAACGTGCATATTTATAGCACGTTTGGGGCAATTAGTAATATACTCTAAACTCTTCCATACCTTATATAAAAAATTCTCATCAGTTCTGTTGTACACCAGTCAAGAGATCAGCGAAGCAATGATAAGAAACAGAGCAAATCCAATTGTGTCTGGCGCTATTTTCCATATCGGATGAATATTTTTCTCCATTCGCCCTCTAGATGACCTCTATCCGGTCAGCTCACCTTGCCTTGCGCATGCTTCCGTGATTAGAAGCATGATTTGTCGGCGAAAGCAGTCGTAGCAGGCAAAATGAAAACGAATCTTACGGGTTCGATCCTTTCACTGAAGGACATAACTTTTCTTTTTTCTGAAGTTTTGTTTTCAGTTTCCATATGAGATCAACATGAAGTACCTATCATTACAATAGTACCTgttatggtaatacgagtgtgttttttattagtttagagAACATCTCATTTTTAAATGCTCTAATATGATTTTCGAACATCAAAAAtctcttctttgtcgattttggtacttgcttctatgcgaaacattgttctttCGTTGAAAAattagtttgaaaatagtgtgtcccattgatgcttgcttcttagcattttACTAAGGAATATGCGATCAAAATAAAGAGATTTTATGCTATGAGGTGGCTGTTTTGATGCAATAAAACATAATATATTTTAGTATAACCTTCTTGATGTTGtaattcgaccaattttcaaaactgccttctgatTCATCGATTAATCATATTATTGAGAAATtattcattagaaaaagggaaattttCCATTCTACCAAAACCTTTTCCTGTAGTAAAATGACCTACAGGAGCTAGGAATCCTGGAATCAAATGAATGTTGAATgttaaggttaattggatttactatGGACATGGTCTATAAAACACTGTTAATCtacaaaatcttaaaaaaagaaaaaatagattTAGTTTCTTTCCAGTTTTGCTATCCACTACACCTATACAGTAAAGGTTAGGAGCATTCAGGTATTACATCTCAAAACATGAAGaatgatgtatatcccatcttcatgcgtttgtttttcacaaagttacaacGTTTCTAAAATCACATAAAAACTTCGTCTTCGCGCTCCGTTCCCATAATTTCTGTCGAGTGTAGaatcaacgacatagtattgcatactagAAATAAGTTTAAAGGCATAGTGTTAtacaaaaattattattgaagtattattttaatcctattaacactttttccatgtgacaacgactattaccataataggtgcacttattacgaaactccaggaacactattaccataatgggtacatggaagcggcattttcaaacatgttttttatacaatttagtcaattaGTCATCGAAATATCAATGAGAATCTTTAGAAACTGAGTTCAAACTGCTataaaaagtatacttttgtatactttcgaactaaaatagagtatttattcgcaaATTACTACAAGTTGGTGACATATTTCCTCCAAAATTCGTACACTTACCCTAGTTAAAGATGATCACCTAGTTCAAAACCGATAAAGTCAAATGCGACCATCGTGAATTTCACTAATTGATCAAACAACATTCATTACATGATCGAATTACAAAATCAATTATACAATAGAAGCGCTATTTAAAAAGATAAAGTTGTGCTTATTGTTGGAAGTGAAAAAAGATAAAACACATTGTTAAATGAAACTTAATACAAATACAATGCGATATTTATAATAACACgcgtttccctcattttttgcAGCACTACAACCCCCAACTCAACATGTCGAAGATCGGAATCAACGGATTTGGCCGCATCGGTCGTCTGGTGCTGCGTGCCGCCATCGCCAAGGGCGCCCAGGTCGTTGCTATCAACGATCCCTTCATCGGCGTTGACTACATGGTGTACCTGTTCAAGTTTGACTCGACCCACGGTCGCTTCAAGGGCGAGGTCTCCGCTGTGGACGGACAGCTGGTCGTGAACGGTCAGAAGATCCAGGTCTACCAGGAGCGTGACCCGAAAGCCATTCCATGGGGCAAGGCTGGCGCCGAATACATCGTAGAATCGACCGGTGTGTTCACCACGATCGACAAGGCTTCCGCTCACTTGGAGGGCGGTGCCAAGAAGGTCATCATCTCGGCCCCATCTGCTGACGCTCCGATGTTTGTTGTCGGTGTCAATCTGGATGCTTACAACCCGTCGATGAAGATTGTGTCGAACGCCTCTTGCACCACCAACTGTTTGGCTCCGTTGGCCAAGGTTATCAACGACAACTTCGGTATTCTGGAGGGTCTGATGACCACCGTCCACGCCACCACCGCTACCCAGAAGACCGTTGACGGTCCATCTGGCAAGCTGTGGCGTGATGGCCGTGGTGCTGCCCAGAACATTATTCCAGCATCTACTGGTGCTGCCAAGGCCGTCGGCAAGGTCATCCCAGCCCTGAACGGCAAGCTGACCGGTATGGCTTTCCGTGTGCCAACCCCGAATGTGTCCGTCGTTGATCTGACCTGCCGTCTGAACAAGCCAGCTACCTACGATCAGATCAAACAGAAGGTCAAGGAGGCTGCCGATGGTCCACTGAAGGGCATCTTGGACTACACCGAGGAGGAAGTCGTCTCCACCGACTTTGTTGGCGACTGCCACTCATCCATCTTTGACGCCAAGGCTGGAATCCAGCTCAGCGACACTTTCGTTAAGCTCATCTCCTGGTACGACAACGAATACGGATACTCCAACCGTGTCGTCGACCTGATCAAGTACATGCAGAGCAAGGACTAAATTCTTTTCTGAAACAACCAAATTTAAAATCTCAGGGCTCGATGCCACTGATTATTTCAACGTTGCGTATCACAGACACACATACACACCTACAACAGAAACCAACACCCACACCTCAAAATAATGTGAACCTTCTGTTTGAGTAGATGAAACGTAACGGAAACAAACGCTACACGCGCTACGTTTTGAGACAACAATTACACACTACTCTGTTTAGTTGATAAGATTAatgataataattattaaaataaatttagCTGCAAAGTAtgaaacaaacgaaacaaaaatgctgaAAATTAATATACCTGTTGTGTATTGTCAAGAAGTTGACGTTATAACAATCGCTTAAGATTAGAGAGAGACAGACGGCGATATATCCATCATGCGCGCACCGCACTCCGGAATTCCATCAGATCAGTTCACGCGGAGATGCAATAATCATGTATTTCATTTTGAAAATGATGCATTATGGACACGAATAAACAATTTAGATTGTTACTAGTCGAGAGAAGTGAAACAGATTTGGTTCCTCGTTTCCATATATCACAATCCACAAATGAAAGCATCTAGAACACCAACGAGTGAGTGACACGCGTTGTTGAACTGGAGCCGgaactcaattttttttcaattgcagGAAAGTGTTCCCCAAGGTGCCAAGCTTGTTCTCTATTCAAATAACATACTTTTTCTTTCCCGGAGTCTTCGTAgctacattggttgcgcgtttgcTGAGCAATCGACCGTGCGTAGAGATGGGTAAAACCTAagagcaaaacggttcatttcagtgagcggctcagagccatgCGCTCTTCCAAAACGAAGTGTCGCTTAGTCTCGgcaaatgtggttccgctaatatttatctacaatagatgttgcagcagcttttggatcatgcGAGGAacgaagattgccaaccaatgcatcaaactcaTCCCATACAGATGGCAGCGCTCCATCACCAACGATTTGAGGTAGTTTCGTAGGtgtgtattctatggatgtcaattttagcatccttatcaacgactggtgtgcatagttgtactttctgttatccccaaaaccttgctgcttgaagcgaggatctagcagtTTTTAgttaggctactaattcgtctgactcaagatttttagatcgctttaccagctccgaaatcaattcatacaaagcttttttataatcactagaactgatttcacttgatccatataatgttgatcatgtcgaattatcagtcgggagagTATAGCggttttcgataacgacacagttttctacccgttttatatcccaaacgttttataaatatttcgaatagaatgttttcatgattaactgtattatattagtcaaatcatttcttgCGACACCCATATGCGGGTTGACTtcatcataaataactgtgatttactagtcaagcccgttcatctgatacccattaatggggttttcagaagaactcatttttaaagaaccgtggattgtacgctctttctgacgtaccggctcaaatgagcggctcgtgagcgctcgcccacctctaatcgtgagttcaaaactcaggaccctcaatttaCCATTTATGTGTTGTTATGCGAGGGTCGTTCAaagaataagtttcagtgcttcagaaatcgcgaaa from Toxorhynchites rutilus septentrionalis strain SRP chromosome 3, ASM2978413v1, whole genome shotgun sequence encodes:
- the LOC129776849 gene encoding glyceraldehyde-3-phosphate dehydrogenase 2; this translates as MSKIGINGFGRIGRLVLRAAIAKGAQVVAINDPFIGVDYMVYLFKFDSTHGRFKGEVSAVDGQLVVNGQKIQVYQERDPKAIPWGKAGAEYIVESTGVFTTIDKASAHLEGGAKKVIISAPSADAPMFVVGVNLDAYNPSMKIVSNASCTTNCLAPLAKVINDNFGILEGLMTTVHATTATQKTVDGPSGKLWRDGRGAAQNIIPASTGAAKAVGKVIPALNGKLTGMAFRVPTPNVSVVDLTCRLNKPATYDQIKQKVKEAADGPLKGILDYTEEEVVSTDFVGDCHSSIFDAKAGIQLSDTFVKLISWYDNEYGYSNRVVDLIKYMQSKD